The DNA region CCCGCCACGTACCCGTCCGCCGCCGCCTGGACGGGGCTTCCCGGGGCGGGCCCCGCCAGGACCTGAAAGGGCCCCTCCACCCCGTAGGCGGCCACGATCCTTCCCCCGGGGATGGGGAAGGCCAGGCGGCCCACCGTATCCGGCAGGGGGGGCGGGGGGACGTAGACCGTGGGCGGAGTGGCCCGCTGGGCGGCCTGCTGGGCGGCCCGCTCCCGAGCCTTTCGCTCCTCTTCCTCCCTCCGCCGCCTCTCCTCCTCCAGCCGCCTTCTTTCGGCCAAGACCTTGGCCTGGAGGGCGGCCACCTGGTTCTCCAGGGCCCTTCTCTGGTTCAGGCTTTCCCGGAGGAGGGCCTTCTGCCCCTCCTCCTGCTTGCGCAGCTCGGAAAGCCGCTCCAAAAGGGCTTGGCGCTTCCTCGCCAGGGCGGCCTAGTTCTCGGCCTTGGCCCGCTCCTCTTGGGCTAGGTCCTTCAGGAGGAGGTCCAGCCGGGTCCTTTCCTGCCGGAGGGCCTCGAGGGTGGTCTGGAGCTGCTTCAGGGTGTCCTGCTGCCGGGCGGTCAGCCGGCCCACGAGCCGGGAGCGGACCGCCAGGTCGGTGAAGCTTTCCGCCCTCAAGAGGGGCAGGTACCGCCCCGCCCTCTCCCGGTAGAGGCTCACCATCAGGGCCTTCAGGCGCTCCTTCAAAGCCTTTAAGTCCTCCTCCAGCTGGGCGATCCTCTTCTCCGCCCGCCGGATTTCCTCCTGGAGGAGGCGGATCCTCTCCTGGAGGTCGGCCCGCTCCTTCTCCAGGCGGCCGATCTCGGCCTCCAGGTCCCGCACCTGCCGGAGCAGGGCCTGGGTGGTCTGGCTGAGGCTGGCCAGGGCGCGGTTCAGCTCCTGGATGCGGGCCTCCGTCCTCTTCTGCGCCTCCTGCGCCTTTTTAAGCTCCCCCTCCAGGGCGGGCAAGGGCTGGGCCAGGGCCCAGAAGAGGAGGAAGAGGGCCCAGACCATCGCTCCAAGGGAGGCGCGGCGAGCCATCATGCCCTCGCGTGGGCCCGGCTGGCGAAGAAGGCCCCCCCGCCCCCCAGGAAAAGGGCCAGGAGGAGGACCCCAAAGGAGAGCCGGAGCACGTCCTTCTGGGCCAGGACCGGGAGGAAGGGAAGGAGGCCCTGGACCCCGCCCGCCAGGAACCGGTAGGCCAGGCCGGAAAGGAGGGCGGCGAGAAGGGCGGCGCTCGAGGTGAGGAGGACCCCTTCCCAGATGAAGGGGGCCTGGACGAAAAACCGCCTCGCCCCCACCAGGAGCATGACGGCGATGGCCTCCTTCCGGCTTTCCACCGAGAGCCGGATGGTGCCCATCACGCTGAAGAGGGTGTTGAGGAGGAGGAGGAGCCCCAGGACCGCCATCCCCAGCCGGAAGCCCGCCAGGACCGAAAGGAGCCTTTCCGTGAGCTCGCCCCCGTACTCCACCTCCTCCACCCCGGGCAGGGCCTTAAGCCTCTGGGCCACCTCCCGCACCGCCTGGGGCTGGGCCAGGGTCAGGCGGAGGGTGTCCGGAAGGGGGTTCTCCACCAGCTCCTTGGCCTGGGCCAGGTAGGGGTAGTCCAGGATGAGCTCGGCCAGGGCCTCCTCCTTGGTCACCAGGCGGACGCTTCGCACCTCGGCCCAGGTCTGGACCTCGCCCAAGATGGCCTCGGTGTCGGCCTTGTCCTTGAGGAAGGCCGCCACCTCGAGGCCCCGCTCCAGGCTTTCCACCACCCGGTCCAGGTTCCAAAGGAGAAGCCCCATCAGGTGGAGGAGGGCGAAGGACAAAAGCGCGGTGAAGAAGGTGGCCAGGCTGGCCGTGGGGTGCCGCAGAAGCTGCCGTAGGGCCTGCGCCAGGGCGTACACGCCCTTCATCCTAAAGCAGTATGCTTTAAGCGGTATGAAGAAGACCCCCCTGTACGAGGCCCACCTTCGCCTGGGGGCGAAGGTGGTGGAGTTCGCCGGCTACGCCCTCCCCCTTTACTACACCTCCATCAAGGAGGAGCACCTGGCGGTGCGGAAGGCCGCCGGGGTGTTTGACGTGAGCCACATGGGGGAGTTCTGGGTCCGGGGGGAGGAGGCCTTGGCCTTCCTCCAGTGGGCCACCTTAAACGACGTGGCCCGCCTCAAGGTGGGCCGGGCCCAGTACTCCATGCTCCCGAACGACCGGGGAGGGGTGGTGGACGACATCTACCTCTACCGCACCGGCGAGGCGGAGTACCTGATGGTGGTGAACGCCGCCAACCGAAAGAAGGACTGGGACCACCTCCTCCGCCTCAAGGAGGGCTTCCGGGTGGAGCTGGAAGACGCCTCGGAAGAGACGGCCCTTCTGGCCCTTCAGGGGCCAAGGGCGGCGGAGGTCCTCCAGGGCCTGACCGAGGAGGATCTTTCCTCCCGCAAAAAGAACGACACCTTTCCTGCCCAAGTGGCGGGGCGAAAGGCCCGGCTCGCCCGCACCGGGTACACCGGGGAGGACGGGTTTGAGATCTTCCTGAGGAACGAGGACGCGGAGGCCGTCTTCCAGGCCCTCCTGGACCGGGGAGCCGTGCCCGCGGGCCTGGGGGCCCGGGACTCCTTGCGCCTCGAGGCGGGCTTCCCCCTCTACGGCCACGAGCTCACGGACGAGACCAACCCCTTTTGCACCCCCTACGCCTGGGTGGTGAAGAGGGAGAAGGACTTCTTCGGCAAGGAGGCCCTGCTTTCCGGGGGGTGCGACCGGGTTCTGGTGGGGCTGGTCCTGGAGGAGGGCATTCCCCGGGAGGGGTACCGGGTGCTCAAGGAGGGGCGGGAGGTGGGCCGGGTGACCTCCGGGGGCTTCTCCCCGGTCCTGGGGAAGGGGATCGCCCTGGCCTACGTGGAGGCCCAGGCGGAGCCTCCCTTCCTGGTGGAGATCCGGGGGCAGGCGAGACCTGCGTCCCTGGTGAAGCCGCCCTTTGTGCCCTTAAAATAGCGGGGGTTTGGAGGAGACTATGGACGCACCCAAAGACCGCTTCTACACCAAGACGCACGAGTGGGCCCTCCCCGAGGGGGACGAGGTGGTGGTGGGCATCACGGACTACGCCCAGGAGCAGCTGGGGGACGTGGTCTACGTGGAGCTCCCCCAGGTGGGCCGGAAGGTGGCGGCCCAGGAGGCGGTGGCCGTGGTGGAGAGCGTTAAGACCGCCTCGGACATCTACGCCCCCGTGGCCGGGGTGGTGGTGGCGGTGAACGAGGCCTTGACCTCCACCCCCGAGCTCATCAACCAGGACCCCTACGGGGAAGGGTGGATCTTCAAGCTCAAGCCCGACAACCTCTCCGACCTGGACGGGCTTCTGGACGCGGAAGCCTACCTGGCGGGCCTCGAGGAGTGAGCCGTGTACGCGCCCCACACCCCGGAGGAGATCCGGGAGATGCTGGAAAGGCTGGGGCTTTCCTCCCTGGAAGAGCTCTTCCAGGACCTGCCCCAGGAGGTCCTCCTTCCCGAGGGGGGCCTTGACCTGCCCCCGCCCCTGACCGAGGCGGAGGCCTTAGCCCGGCTGAGGGCCCTGGCCCGGAAGAACCGCCCGGCGGACAAGGCCTTCCTGGGCGGGGGGGTCCGGCCCCACCACGCTCCCCCGGTGGTCTCGGCCCTGGCGGGCCGGGGGGAGTTCCTCACCGCCTACACCCCCTACCAGCCCGAGATGAGTCAAGGGGTCCTGCAGGCCATCTTTGAGTACCAGACCATGATGGCCGAGCTCACGGGCCTCGAGGTCTCCAACGCCTCCATGTACGACGGCTCCACCGCCTTGGCCGAGGGGGTCCTCCTGGCCCTGAGGGAGACGGGCCGGATGCGGGTCCTGGTCTCCCAGGGGGTCCACCCC from Thermus filiformis includes:
- the gcvH gene encoding glycine cleavage system protein GcvH; its protein translation is MDAPKDRFYTKTHEWALPEGDEVVVGITDYAQEQLGDVVYVELPQVGRKVAAQEAVAVVESVKTASDIYAPVAGVVVAVNEALTSTPELINQDPYGEGWIFKLKPDNLSDLDGLLDAEAYLAGLEE
- a CDS encoding cell division protein FtsX → MKGVYALAQALRQLLRHPTASLATFFTALLSFALLHLMGLLLWNLDRVVESLERGLEVAAFLKDKADTEAILGEVQTWAEVRSVRLVTKEEALAELILDYPYLAQAKELVENPLPDTLRLTLAQPQAVREVAQRLKALPGVEEVEYGGELTERLLSVLAGFRLGMAVLGLLLLLNTLFSVMGTIRLSVESRKEAIAVMLLVGARRFFVQAPFIWEGVLLTSSAALLAALLSGLAYRFLAGGVQGLLPFLPVLAQKDVLRLSFGVLLLALFLGGGGAFFASRAHARA
- the gcvT gene encoding glycine cleavage system aminomethyltransferase GcvT encodes the protein MKKTPLYEAHLRLGAKVVEFAGYALPLYYTSIKEEHLAVRKAAGVFDVSHMGEFWVRGEEALAFLQWATLNDVARLKVGRAQYSMLPNDRGGVVDDIYLYRTGEAEYLMVVNAANRKKDWDHLLRLKEGFRVELEDASEETALLALQGPRAAEVLQGLTEEDLSSRKKNDTFPAQVAGRKARLARTGYTGEDGFEIFLRNEDAEAVFQALLDRGAVPAGLGARDSLRLEAGFPLYGHELTDETNPFCTPYAWVVKREKDFFGKEALLSGGCDRVLVGLVLEEGIPREGYRVLKEGREVGRVTSGGFSPVLGKGIALAYVEAQAEPPFLVEIRGQARPASLVKPPFVPLK
- a CDS encoding M23 family metallopeptidase, with product MERLSELRKQEEGQKALLRESLNQRRALENQVAALQAKVLAERRRLEEERRRREEEERKARERAAQQAAQRATPPTVYVPPPPLPDTVGRLAFPIPGGRIVAAYGVEGPFQVLAGPAPGSPVQAAADGYVAGILYVPNLGYTVMIAHTESLSTVYTNLQEGRVKSFV
- a CDS encoding murein hydrolase activator EnvC family protein, with protein sequence MVWALFLLFWALAQPLPALEGELKKAQEAQKRTEARIQELNRALASLSQTTQALLRQVRDLEAEIGRLEKERADLQERIRLLQEEIRRAEKRIAQLEEDLKALKERLKALMVSLYRERAGRYLPLLRAESFTDLAVRSRLVGRLTARQQDTLKQLQTTLEALRQERTRLDLLLKDLAQEERAKAEN